In Glycine max cultivar Williams 82 chromosome 10, Glycine_max_v4.0, whole genome shotgun sequence, the DNA window ACCTGAGCAGCCACCCCCCAGGCGTACCTCCCGGTCTAACTGAGGTCACGAAGGGCCTCCaagtacacaacatgcacattgATTGCATTCTTGTTAGCAAACAGAGTGCAACCCAGAATGTGAAGAAGATATGTGTGAGTCGCAGCTGTCCAATGACCTGCCTGGCATCGGTGCTCATATATATCACGTACCCATTGTAGGCATACGTACGATCCATGACACTGGGCTGTCTCAGCCCTGGCAGACTCTGCAGAGACCATCAATAAGTCCACCAGCATCTGAACCGCATCGTCCACGTGCAAGGGTTGAAAGGCGTGCAAGTCGCCAACCATGGGCGAATGTAGAAGCGAGGAGATGTCATCCAGCGTGATCGTGAGCTCTCCCACCGGGAAATGGAAACTAGACGTCTCCCAGTGCCACCGCTCCACAAACGAGGACAAAAGTCCCCGATCGCCGGTGTCTACCGAACACGCGATTAGAGGACTTAGTCCTGTCCCAACAACGAGTCCCTCAATGGCAGGGACAGGCCTGCCTAAACTATGGACTTTCCTCCCGTGAGAGGATAACTTCAACTCAGGACGCTCCTaaattgaagtataaaggaacgcaaaattcgttaaaatcatcatttaaaggaaaactaatttcaatcataaagtataatttacaagtaactaaaaataaatattataaatacctctcccgTCCATACGCTGCAAGCAACGTGATTCGCATATTGGGTCAACACGGATGGGTCGCTTGGACCACCCGGAAATCCCTCATACTCATCCTCAGTAGCCTTCGCGCCTGTGTCTGCAGGAATGTCTGCCACAATGTCCTCTACATCAGCTGGTGCCATCGGGTCATCCGAAAATACATCAGCCTCAACATCTGGCGCAGGGATCACTGGCTCATCGTGCACCGCAGTCACAGCGACTCGCTGCCTCCGTGCAGATGCGGTAGGCCTTCGACGTTGCGGAGCATCATCGAAATCATCACGATCTCCTCAACCCACACCTCTACCAGTAACGTGACCTAAGGCACGACCTAATCCTCTggtcctaaccatgatctgcaaacgAGTACCACAAAATCCATCACTCATTTCATTCTCTCAAATTTCATGCGTGAGTCTCACAAACCCACCAAAGCCAGATgacaaatgaaaatgattaaaatcatTGAAAGCATGGTTAAGTGAGTGATTAAAATCATTGAAAGCATGGTTAGGTCACTTTAGGATTTTAGAAACTTTATCATATGTTGACTAAATCAATAAGCACACACACTTGTGTGTTTGAAATCATTGAACGAAGATGGAATATCCAACTTCATCACCCATTACATGTGGTTGTCCACTTTTCGAATGCAGAGTTCAATGACAATCCTCAGATGCAATTTGATAGTGAGGTTATAAGGGAATTATGTACATGCATCAATAAGTTGGTGGGATATCTAGGTGGAGCAGAAGATCATGTTGAAGTTGCACAATATTAAAATTGTGGATGATATGTTTGGGGAGTGATATTGCCATATTAATGAGGAAAACTGTTTCACCGAGTAACAAACAAAGCTTATACaacttttaaacttttatttttttaagtcacTTGCTTAAATATTGTTTAATACATTTTCTTTGGCTTTGTAGCTCAATTCCCAATTTGCAAAAGCTAGCTATAAATATCTAAAGCTTTATTTGTAGTGCATTCAATTGTGAACGTAAATGAAGTGTCTATAAGGAAGTAATTTGCTTTTTTTAAAGTCAATAATCAATTCCAAAtctttcttataattatttcttaGTTATTTATCTCAATGTTAAAGATTATATTGAGAAAAGGAATAGGTTTGAGCATAAAAGATTGCATAACTTGTTAACCAACCCTTAAGCAAACCATAAGGATGAAGTTGATGCAATTAACCTCTGTGATATTGATGAATGTAATGAATGACTAGTCAAAGAGGTGGATGGGGACGATGCTGAAGTTGGAGATGAAAGGGTTTTTGAGGGAGATAATGAAGTTTGATGCTGACTACCCTGTACAAGTTTATGTTGGCATTGAAATTCAAGGGAATTTACCTTAGTAACTCTTGAAGAACAACATGCACACAAGCACACACACTTGTGACATaatttgtcatactgacacaCTCACATAAACTAGTAtatatcaagtcaaggtcagaAAGTTGATCTACTATTGAAACTACTAGCTAAGTAGGTAGATGGTTGAGTTGAATAATGCCATTGCCATTTGTGAATATTTTGGTCACGTCATGGCTTCTTGTACATGTTTCTCTGCTAAAAAGTTGCCCTACTTGACTTTAACTTTCTCTAGTTgtgatttttatctttgtaataaTGAGACTAGTTTTAGTAGCAATATATGGTTTGGAATATTTGGATAATTTCTAACAAGCACTAGGtatcttttggaattttttaaatgaagaaaattgtCAACATCtcaatataatcataattcatgctaATCAATATATACTAGTTCGATAATTCCCTGAAAGAGGATACatctatatataatcataattcatgctaATCAATCTATACTATTTATCTATATGTCAACATCTCATTATTTACAACCAAATTGTGACTAAGGTCAAAACAAATTGTGACAACAATCTAATAAGAATGATTCAAATTATAGGCAATATTTATTCTTCTAACAAAGTAATACATAAAAGGAAACACTTGATATTCTCCAAAATGAcactatttatcaaatatttaccaTACATTCAAAGGTCATCCTAATAACCAAAATTCCTAATTTCAAAAAGAACTCACAATGTATCAATCAAATACTTGACAATTTGTAAAATGAAGCTGTGACTATTTATGGATTAAGTGATCCGTAAGCATTTTCTGGATCAATAAACTATGTTTGAGTAgtttacagatcaagttgattcggaacatgcttacggatcaacttgatccgtaaacaATGTTTTATTACTTTACGGATCAAGTGATCCGTAAGCATgttccggatcaacttgatccagaAAACGCTTAAGGATCACCTGATCCGTAAGCTCCTCCAAGCTTCCCTACTCCGACATCAATGGCGGAAACAGAGGACAGTGGCGCTTACCTCGACGGTCGACGCTGACGACGCTCCCTCGACGATGGACGGTGGTTCGTGACTCCTCTTCACGACAAcaataagaacaaaaataaaacgcAAGATCCTCTTCACAGCAACAATGGTTCAtggctgaggaagaagaagaaggtagcGGGAGAGAGATAGGTCCAAGAGGTCACCAACAAAATACGAAAATGGctctgaggaagaagaagaatcaaatgctttgaggaagaagaagaatcaaagGTTgtgtgaggaagaagaagaagaaactacAATGGAGAGAGAGTAGCGGGAGAGAGAGacacacacatttttttaaaaaataacccaAGGGCATTACGGGCTTTTCACTTcaagtgctgggtgcaccagcaaaaatgctgggtgcacctagcagcacTCAAAAAGAAAAACCCGATGATGTACTCGCTAGAACGATGTCGTTTATTATGACGGCGTAGTTTTGCATAGTCGAAAGTCAAAACCCTGCACCCGAAGGCTGAAGCGAGTGGGAGAGGCagcaagaagagaaaaaggggAATGGCATGGTTGCAGTTGCAGAGAATCATCACCAATACCAAGGGAGGTGCTAATTTGATCTCACCGCTCCCACGATTCTTCTCGAAATGTTCCCCCTATGTTTTGAAAGTTGGAATACCAGAGTTTCTAAACGGGATTGGGAAGGGGGTTGAGTCCCACGTTCCTAAGCTTGAATCTGAAATCGGTGATTTCCAGAAACTTCTCGTCATTCGAACCCTTAAACTCAAGAAGCTCGGTATTCCTTGCAAACatgtatgtttttattctttattttgtctttttagaagCACTCATGCAATGTTTAACTTAATATAtggaattaattttattaatcttgcCCAATATTGTCCCCGTCAATATGATTATTTGGGCTATTATCTTTTCCCTATTAGCCACAAAGAATTTGGTAATTCTTCAAAAGTATGAATGTAgaatgacatgtagaggaagaCGATTAGCCACTGGTGCAGGAgcatatgtgaaaaaaaaaatgctatttcTTGTAagcatgatgtttttttttttttacccacaAATGGtagttgttaattattaattttttgttagcgGAGGAGAATCGGACCCACCCATGACCTTTCCCTCCCTCCCTTCTCCTTTTACTACCaaaccaaccttatatctccttgTAGGCATGATGTGAAAATGGTGATCTGAGAAAGGTAAAGAAAAACgatggagagagagagattgcTGAGCACTGGCATTTGAGAGAGTAAAACTACTTCTTTGAACTGCAAAGTCTACAGGCtcggctatatatatatatatatatatatatatatatacatacacacacacacacacacagatcaATACAGTTAACTGACAGCTATTTACATGTGTGCTTAAATAACAATCAATCAATTAAGCCAACTGAATAGCTAACTAGTAAAGGAATAAACTTCTTCAAGACATTTGGGTGCCGTGTGATCAGCTTAATTAGTATTCAGTGGCACCTGATGAAGCCACTGGATTGACTTGTTAGCTGTTAGTAGTTCAACCTGTGTTGAATTGTGCACTGTTTTCTTCCTTAAGTCTGCTGGCAAAATTGTGTATAAATCATTGAGTGTATGTTTGGTAGAGTGAAAAAATAAGAGAtgtaatttttgaattaaagtagaTAGTAAAAGTGTAGGTCCCATGGAATTTTACTgttcatttcattcattttccaCCCTTTTTTGCCTTTACCAAACAACCTCTGAATCTTATGACTGGCATTGTAACTTTACATTCTGTTTGGTTGGAGGCGAATTGGGGCAATGGAATAAGGAGCTGAAAATTCCTACCCTCCAATATTGGGGGATTTCATTTTCCCTCCCCTTCCCTACTATGAATCAAGCCACACATTAAAGTGAACTTGAATGACTATGATTTATgtgaaatttatcaaaattggtGGATTTGATGGTAAGATTATCAAAGGCCTTTAGAAGCTCTTTAGGACTCATAGTGTCGTTTGTGTCGCACAAAATAAATTGTTAGACATATAATAAAGCCGTTCATGAGTCTTCATTGTTTAAGCTTTTAAGAGAATTGGTATTTGACATAAATTACATATCTGAAAAATCTCTATGACTTTTGAACCTGCAGCTGTTCCTGTCCTACACTAAATTTATTCTCCTCTCAATGCCTGCCATCTTTTCTGTAAGAGAGTTGGTATTTGACATAACTCCCTTTTGCTATTTAACTGGTGCTAAGTAGAAAAGGGTGCACATTACACATTCTTAAGTTTAAGTGATTTAGTTTTCTACATCTGTATGTGACTATGTGTGGACTAAGGTGTTTGATGTACTAATGTACTTCTGCTGTCATCCTCATCCTGGCACATACCTGTGTTTGGTACATGATTATATTACTAGCATCTTAGATGCCTATAGGCATGTGATTCCCATCAATTAAAACAAGCTCAGGCTTTATGAACTTAAATTACCATTTTCTCTAAGATACACAAAATTTGGCCGCTAGACATACAATTTGTCTAGTTCACTTGCAAGCTCTTTCTAACAACTAGTTTTTGCTTTGCAGAGGAAGTTAATATTGAAATACACACACAAGTACAGGCTGGGATTATGGAGGCCACGTGCTGAGTTCATCACTGCCTGATTGGTTTCTAAGTAGTAAGTAGTCGCTGTTTGTTAGACCATATTGCAAATGTTTAGCCGCAGCAGAATGACAATGCTCTACTTGAAAAGATCAAGTCGCACTGTCTTTGGAGACCACCCATCTTTTCCATCACATTCATCTCTTGTGGACAAAGTTTGGTTTTTGCACCAGTTATGTAATGTACAATGGACTTGTCTTAATTGACAGTTTGTGTTTGTTATTTCATAATTCATATCCCGTGACATCATTGCATATTATGTAATGTATCACTTGTTTTTAGCCAAAAGAATATTTCGGGCTTAGGAGTCCGCAATGCTTTCATTTACTTCATGATAGCTGCGGTTCAATCCAAAGATGCTGTTGCAGTTTTTTTGCATCCCTTATTAGTTGTTCCATGATTGACCGGATACTCTGTTGTGCATGATAAAACTAGACATTATTTATCTTTGTGGTTGTCTTAGCTATTAGCAATTTCCttcttgaataatttttttggggggTAATGAATTGAATTCGTCACCGATTCTTACGAGGTACTAGTGTTAAAGTCTGCCTTAATCTTAGTTGAGTCGTTCTTTATTGATGGGCCAGTTTCCTTTTAAACACAGTTTAGGCTGTAGGGTCCTTTCTTTTACGGGCCGAAAATGAAGACCTTTGCTCTTTTGTTTTCACTCTGAAGACTCATCGTTATGAGAATTTGGTTTAGAGTACTACTGGATCAGAGTTTTGTGTATGTGGATCCCTATTAATCCTAAAGTTATTTGGGAATATTTCTTCCGGCACCCCAAATAACTCAAGCTAACACCCCATTTCATATTACAGAAAGGGTACTCCTTTCCGTAATGGAAGGAGGTGCTGCTTGAGTTTTTTTGGGTGGAGGAAGCTGCGGCCTTGTTTTGAGTGATCTATTGattaatgtttatattttagtcTCGACCAATCCACACTAACACAGCAAACTTGATTCTCACATGACAAGGTCAGCCATATACAGCCCAACTTAGTGTTGGTCAATTCATGCACTGCCATATGTTGATCCCGTGATGGTGTGTTATGAATGAAACAAGGGAAGCAGAAGTTTTTCATGTTAGTTGTAATTTTGCCACCGcatttttgttatttccattttcaaaatttaacaaataaaatgtcCAAAACAACTTTTGAGCATTTTCAAAATTGGGCTTCAATCAGAAAACGTTTTCTTTGAAAacattctttaaattttatacaaacatatttttaatcctattttctatttttttttattgaaactgaaaacagaaaaataagaaaagtaaGCGCCCCTAAATAAAACGGGTCAAAATGATCCTTGTCACTGTTTAGAAACAACCAACTTTATCTATCCAagagaataatttatttcacataaaaataaagtgacaTTCATGATCTTCTCTCTCttgattttatagttttcaatattaagaaaaatgtattattaacacttcttattaaaaactatttttaatttctttaatgaaACTTGAATCTAAAGCTTAGAATCATGTTTTTAACATAATGTGGTCAATGAGAAAATCATATTTGACTAATCCTAAACTCAAGTTGAAGCCATCTAAATGCGTATATGGTTGCACATATGCAACACATGTATCCACAAATGTCGCAatctaaacaaaattaaaacaaaagttaGTTAAAGTTGTTTTAAGTATATCATTTATCGTAGATGTGCAACCAAATAACCTATGAATGTGAATCCAAATGTACTTGCAAAGACGTTGAACAAGGCAAAGAGAGCCAAAATGGGTAGAAAGATCCCCAAGATACTTTTCCTAATTTGTATGCTGAATTTGAAGCCTTTCATTTTTCTTGAATTGGCTTctaaaaaagaattgaaaataaaaagtcaaaaaaacaatttttaaatcctaaaatttataaaaatataaactatttctaaaatgtaaaaataagacataaaaatacaaaaaaaaatcaaactaaacgaGTCCTAATTGGTTCTAAAAGCTAAAATGTGATTGACAAACAATTTAGGCccttttgtttaaataaaaataataatttatagtacaacttttaattttttaaaactactaccattttagcctttgagaaaataattaagtttatttatattttaaacacgttttcatttaaaaaacccTTAATATATAATccttattcaaattttactttacTCTTATAACTAGGCATtcaaacaaaaagaattatacCGTCTACCGACTATACAAGCTCTTTATAAATGAGTTTGGTAAGCCTAATTTTGGAAGCTTTTTGGAAATGACAAATCTAGAATGTGAGATACTCATCGTATAAGAATTGCAAATACTTATTCCACCGTCGGTTTAGATTTTTCTATGTCGTGTATGGTGGGGAATGCAGCAGCTTACTCGTTTTTTCCGGCTGCTGCACACTATTAAAGTTCTAAATAAGCTAGTAATTTATTCGTCCTTATATTTTGGTATGTTAAGATtataataaagtattttatatttaataaatattgcacatacatattttaatttattaatttgcttgacaaatttgcttttaaaaataacttatttttatataacgagataaataaacaaataactaaataaaGATATGTTAATAACCGAAGAGGAATAGAGGATACCTAGAATAGAAGGGGTATCATATCAGGAATGGTACATCTGCGAATTTTGAGCATCTTATTCGATATCACAAGCCATGATGATAATATATCTTCAActtaatttttgtcatttttccaTATtcacattaaaaagaaaaaaaaattgaaaaaaattaaagagtcaAGAAATCTTATCCTAAAATTGTTGTGTCAAAAGTAATACTCATAGATCCACAGGATGGGGCCCAATGCATCAGGAGCTTTTGTCCATCATTCGGAGAGGCCACGTGTGGTAAGGGACACTTATCGCTTAGTCTCCAAAATACTAGTTGTTTGTATTTGTTCCACAAGTCCACAACCCTTCCCCTTTgtttctttccctatttttatttatttttttattttgccttCTTCTCAACCACCCTCAACACCAACACTCttcattcatttttgtttttcacaaTAACCAAGTGCTTATATTAAACAACCAAGTGCTTATATTATTGTGTAAAGATGTAAAATCatgtagatataaaaaaaatgagaaagaaagaaaacgtgcataaataaaaatgatagaaattagaaatgcattaaaagaaaaacatgatgcACTAAATGGATATTAAATAAGGTTGCGTTGTGTGAGCCACCACGGTACGTCGACACGATGTTCATTGAATGCAAAAAAATGGGTGAAGCTGGTTTGTTTGACACACATTTTGTCGCATACTGGGTTTTGGGCCCAACCCAATGTGACCACACTTTGTTTGAGGGGGTTGTCGTTGGACTCTGACAACTCAAAAGTGATTCTTATGTTGTCGTTTGCTAGTTGCACACTATTCTCTTATTCTTCCCCCTATCTAATTTAATCCTAATGAAAGGCTGGGCTTAACTGCTACTTATTGCTAAACCAAACAAACAAGTCTTATTAGGTTGCTCTTTAATCTCGAGATGTGACTTGGATtggactttttctttttcttaattctcATTGCAAAACTAAAGTTCGGCAATAATAAATACGAAATTAAAAGTACATAATTGAGatttattataaacttttttttgcccgtccatttttcagtttttttatttgcGGAAAATAATGTATTATGATAATAGAAAGTCTTGAGATTAACCCTCTAGATATAAAAATCATCTAAGTGAATTTTATCTCTTTCATCAAAACCTTTTTTATATgcataattaaagaattaaactcCTCACAACTACAATGACAACATAATTAAGAAATCAAATCATTTACCAACTGCACCTTATTGGTATCCATTTTTTCAGTTACTACAACTGAACAAAGCTTTTTTATATTGCGGTTATCAACATGTAGGCACGATGATATGGATAGTTTATCTAATTAACCTCACCTCCTCCAAATAGAgattttcacatttttaataaatcttaattaaagaTATATCTAAATTGAACTAGCTGACACATACATGGGTTCAATAATTAGGGCGTTCAATTGAAAGGGTGATTGctgtttttttcctttcttttttggccATTTGCTTTGATTTTGATAAGACCAAAGGCagaaaaaagcaaaagaatgaaaaataaaattagctaAAATAATGCCCTCTTTGGTTGGTTGGCTCTGGATTGAGGAATATGCAAGTTCTCCCTTTTGATCCAACTCTGACATGTCATTTGGCGGCACATCGGTTacagctgatttttttttttataactatattattcgtatcaaatattttttgttcttcatgattaattttcatcgaataatttgattcatcacttttaatttagtgaatttttttcctctcaattaTGTTATTATCTCATCTGAATTTCTGAACAGGAAGTGGCagtgcagaaaaaaaaagagctttATTTTCAGCAAACCATGagttgtaatttaaaaataaaataaaaactattctAAGAAGAGACAGCATTTCCGAATTTTTTTGAGTTAAATATATAACCTGTTGTAGGAATCTAGTTAAATGAGATTACCATAGGCAACAACTAAGAgaaactaaatataatttttttcttgataagCAACTCAGTGTATAAGTTGAGTTTAGCTTATTAGAAAAAAccaatttatacaatttttttttttaaattattgtctTATAAATACTCGTGAAGAAATATAGTTATATTTCAGTTTAAAAAGTGATAGTGTTTTGTTTTACCATTTGTCCATTATTGGTTGGTCAAAACTTGAATATTTAGTCAGACAAGAACAATATACTATATAGGTAAAAAACACAATGCcaaatataaaatcttttaaatagtGAAGAGGTTAGTCGTTACTCGATGATCCTCTTTAATCAGACAACAAAAGCAACATGGGTCAGTGCCCAAATTATGATGCTTTAGGCTCCAAGGCTCCTAAACATATATGATTACTTCACCTGTTTGGTGAACATAATGTACACTAAAAGTGCACTGCTTGAAACACAATTCAAGATTTTGGAACCATGACACCAATGATTACACTAAAGTaatatactcttttttttttaaaaaaaaaaagatataacaaAAGTTAGATTTATGAAAGAAGCCAATGATCGATATACATTTACCTTGTTGAACGGGTTAATTAACCCCAGTTTTTCAAAGGGACATAAAGTAAACTCAATTTTCAAAGTCATTGATGTAACAAGCTCAATTTTACATAGTACTACAGACTAGCTAGGTATCAAGGTATATGGTACTAGATGGGTCACATTTGAATGTTGAAAAGTGGATGCATCTCTGTTCGAAAGAACAAGTTTTCTCATCAAACAAAGTCTTTGTACCTTGTTTTTTAGGCTTATTCCATCTATGGAAATTGCTAGGACGCCTGTCATTAACAAAGAACTACAATATTGTTTTGTATAGTATAAGGTGTATCAAGACATTTCAATGTTATGCAAGCACAGAATTTCAACTTGATATATTTTGTTACTTGATAGCATGCATGGTAGTTAGTTATAATGAAAACTTTATTCTTAGTattaaagaaggaaaaaaaaaattcttagtaCTT includes these proteins:
- the LOC102660359 gene encoding protein MAIN-LIKE 1-like; this translates as MAPADVEDIVADIPADTGAKATEDEYEGFPGGPSDPSVLTQYANHVACSVWTGEERPELKLSSHGRKVHSLGRPVPAIEGLVVGTGLSPLIACSVDTGDRGLLSSFVERWHWETSSFHFPVGELTITLDDISSLLHSPMVGDLHAFQPLHVDDAVQMLVDLLMVSAESARAETAQCHGSYVCLQWVRDIYEHRCQAGHWTAATHTYLLHILGCTLFANKNAINVHVVYLEALRDLS
- the LOC100499861 gene encoding uncharacterized protein LOC100499861 gives rise to the protein MAWLQLQRIITNTKGGANLISPLPRFFSKCSPYVLKVGIPEFLNGIGKGVESHVPKLESEIGDFQKLLVIRTLKLKKLGIPCKHRKLILKYTHKYRLGLWRPRAEFITA